In Candidatus Neomarinimicrobiota bacterium, one genomic interval encodes:
- a CDS encoding ATP-dependent DNA helicase encodes MDKLPTPQQRKAIEHQPAPLMILAGAGTGKTFTLIERIVYLIEKKKVNSSHLLVITYTERAAAELRSRTRQLIGSAAQKMTIGTFHAVCYQLVKEFSGITPQPRLLDESEAVYLLLEDFDSLGPFYSTEFALNPEKAVVNSFLPFFNRCRDELIVPSDSPDPDQKTTELEIMDQIEDLRRVYELYQRMKSEINVVDYGDMILKAHQILAEDQVALAAAQEQFRHIVVDEFQDNNYALNEIVRLLASEQQSVTVVGDDDQVIYSFRGASAYNIKAFKDTYGDHHKFLSTPLEINFRSHQEILDIANNIIQHNKDRQVKWLKAEGDRRGPLPRLIWAENREHAGIISHEIKDLTEEGHDYSQMAVLCRTRNQAKSVASVLSGDGIPVISQFQRFFEIPVIKTLVAWCQVAGGGNLQEVALYRLIREETDQETAFDLFSRFDPRDRSPRRQLINSINGKLPVEAEKILQKIDTLERLAVKKSAGEMVWEICKQAKLMLPLVKRHEYDDQVALLNVSSLMRRAQDFSSGRPNERGLRGFNLYLETMLTDGNWAAEQPVANSSVNAVTVQTIHGAKGAEFPVVFVPFNRSQSFPLSYQTEPFIRRPPDAWLHYVDHTGLTAKDHHLQEERRLLYVAITRAQERLYLLAPEKATSPFIKSLDKSIVKEIQMQKETAEEQSHVSPLRRKYQERLQRAVARDDFVNAGNLVKALGIIHRTDSGETIEWSDEPWQHELKKELLEEFTPQAKERISLSASAIETYLQCSLKYRLKQMDRIPESGSRPQLTFGSIVHRVLERFHAPGKPLSEERMLQLLDEEWREGEFQYEEREEKLKEQAVEMLVRYVNDIGDATPDVVARELKFIFDLDDVRIQGMIDRIDRTAGSVRVVDYKTSKTVTPAKKSTQLAIYSLYLEECEEDELLGPPGSSTLYYLRDEEQPARDHSFTPEELSATRETIAAVAQGVRSSNFTPTTGHHCNWCDYKDLTCPAWEE; translated from the coding sequence GTGGACAAGCTACCCACTCCCCAGCAGCGAAAAGCAATCGAACATCAGCCTGCCCCTCTCATGATCCTGGCCGGCGCCGGCACGGGCAAAACCTTTACCCTCATAGAACGGATCGTCTATCTGATTGAAAAGAAGAAGGTCAATTCATCCCATCTGCTGGTCATCACATACACGGAGAGGGCCGCTGCTGAATTGAGGAGCAGAACGCGACAACTCATCGGATCGGCGGCACAAAAAATGACCATCGGTACCTTCCACGCCGTCTGTTACCAGCTGGTGAAGGAATTCAGCGGTATCACCCCTCAACCGAGACTGCTGGATGAAAGTGAGGCTGTCTATCTGCTGCTGGAAGATTTTGACAGTCTCGGCCCCTTTTATTCCACTGAATTTGCACTGAACCCGGAGAAAGCGGTGGTGAACAGTTTCCTCCCTTTTTTCAACCGCTGCCGGGACGAACTGATAGTCCCGTCTGATAGCCCCGATCCTGACCAGAAAACCACAGAACTTGAGATCATGGACCAAATTGAAGATCTGCGGCGCGTCTACGAACTCTACCAGCGAATGAAGTCTGAGATCAACGTGGTGGACTACGGTGATATGATCTTGAAGGCACATCAGATTCTAGCAGAGGATCAGGTCGCGCTGGCCGCGGCGCAGGAACAGTTCCGGCACATTGTGGTTGACGAATTTCAGGACAACAACTACGCTCTAAACGAGATCGTCCGCCTGCTGGCCAGTGAGCAACAGAGTGTGACCGTGGTCGGCGATGACGATCAGGTTATTTACAGCTTCCGTGGCGCCAGTGCCTACAACATCAAGGCATTTAAAGATACCTACGGCGATCACCACAAATTCCTCTCCACACCGCTGGAGATAAACTTCCGCTCACACCAAGAGATCCTCGATATAGCCAACAATATTATCCAGCATAACAAAGACCGACAGGTAAAATGGCTGAAGGCAGAAGGAGACCGCCGGGGACCCCTTCCTCGTCTCATCTGGGCCGAAAACAGAGAACACGCCGGTATCATTTCACATGAGATCAAAGACCTGACAGAAGAGGGGCACGACTATTCACAGATGGCTGTTCTGTGCCGCACCCGGAACCAGGCAAAGAGTGTGGCATCTGTACTCTCCGGTGACGGCATCCCCGTAATATCACAGTTCCAGCGCTTCTTCGAGATTCCCGTGATCAAAACTTTGGTCGCGTGGTGTCAGGTTGCAGGGGGCGGAAACCTGCAGGAGGTGGCTCTCTATCGCCTGATCAGGGAAGAGACGGATCAAGAGACCGCGTTTGACCTCTTTAGCCGTTTCGATCCGCGGGACAGGTCACCGCGGAGACAACTCATCAATTCTATTAATGGAAAGTTGCCGGTGGAGGCTGAAAAGATCCTGCAGAAAATTGATACTCTGGAGAGGCTGGCTGTGAAGAAGAGTGCCGGGGAAATGGTGTGGGAGATATGCAAACAGGCGAAACTTATGCTGCCGCTGGTGAAACGACACGAGTACGATGATCAGGTGGCTCTTCTGAATGTGAGCAGCCTGATGCGCCGTGCTCAGGACTTTAGCAGCGGCAGACCGAATGAACGGGGACTACGCGGGTTCAACCTATACCTGGAGACCATGCTCACCGACGGAAACTGGGCCGCCGAGCAACCAGTAGCTAACAGCAGTGTCAACGCAGTTACTGTGCAGACTATCCACGGTGCGAAGGGCGCAGAGTTCCCTGTTGTCTTCGTCCCCTTCAACCGTTCTCAAAGCTTCCCCCTTTCATACCAGACCGAACCGTTCATCAGGCGTCCGCCGGACGCCTGGCTGCATTATGTAGATCACACCGGTTTGACAGCAAAAGATCATCATCTTCAGGAGGAAAGACGTCTTTTGTATGTCGCTATTACCCGGGCGCAGGAGCGGCTCTACCTTCTGGCTCCTGAAAAGGCGACGTCACCATTTATTAAATCATTGGACAAATCGATAGTCAAGGAGATTCAGATGCAAAAAGAGACAGCCGAAGAACAGTCACACGTCTCACCGCTGCGCCGCAAGTATCAGGAGCGGCTGCAACGGGCCGTGGCGCGGGACGATTTTGTCAACGCAGGCAATCTGGTAAAGGCGCTGGGTATCATCCATAGAACAGACAGCGGCGAGACTATTGAATGGTCTGATGAACCGTGGCAGCATGAACTGAAGAAGGAGCTGCTGGAAGAGTTTACACCGCAAGCGAAAGAGCGGATCAGCCTCTCTGCCAGCGCGATCGAGACCTACCTGCAGTGCTCACTGAAGTACCGACTCAAGCAAATGGACAGAATTCCAGAATCCGGCAGCCGGCCCCAGCTCACTTTCGGCAGCATCGTCCACAGGGTACTGGAACGTTTTCACGCCCCCGGCAAACCGCTATCTGAAGAAAGAATGCTTCAACTGCTAGACGAAGAATGGCGCGAAGGAGAATTCCAGTACGAGGAGAGAGAAGAAAAACTGAAAGAGCAAGCGGTGGAGATGCTCGTGCGTTACGTAAATGACATCGGCGATGCTACACCGGATGTTGTGGCGCGGGAATTGAAGTTCATATTTGACCTCGATGACGTTCGCATTCAGGGAATGATTGACAGGATTGACCGCACTGCCGGCAGCGTCAGAGTGGTAGACTATAAGACGAGTAAAACGGTCACACCAGCCAAGAAGAGTACTCAACTGGCCATCTACAGCCTCTATCTGGAAGAGTGCGAAGAAGATGAACTTCTCGGTCCCCCCGGCTCATCGACTCTGTATTACCTGCGGGATGAAGAGCAGCCGGCAAGGGATCACAGCTTCACCCCGGAAGAGCTGTCGGCCACACGGGAGACCATCGCCGCCGTCGCTCAAGGCGTCCGCTCCAGTAATTTTACACCCACCACTGGTCACCACTGCAATTGGTGTGACTACAAAGATCTCACCTGTCCGGCATGGGAAGAGTAG
- a CDS encoding sigma-70 family RNA polymerase sigma factor produces the protein MTDQELIQQFQTGEEYAFDELVKRHYQTTYQFFSRMLKDPMEADDLCQETYIRVYKGLNGFRMQSEFTTWLYRISANVANNYFRKRRVRNIFTSGEHIEEVSADPAQEDRKLDECTWHAIRNLPKKQRMVLMLRIFQELPFKEVAAIMDISENSAKVNYHYAINNLKKRLGEQS, from the coding sequence ATGACAGACCAAGAGCTGATACAACAATTTCAAACCGGAGAAGAATATGCGTTCGATGAGCTGGTCAAGAGACATTATCAGACGACTTATCAGTTCTTTTCTCGCATGCTTAAGGATCCTATGGAGGCAGACGATCTCTGTCAGGAGACTTACATCCGTGTCTACAAAGGTCTCAACGGTTTTCGTATGCAGTCCGAATTTACCACATGGCTTTACCGCATATCTGCCAATGTTGCCAACAACTATTTCCGCAAACGGCGCGTCCGTAATATTTTTACCTCGGGAGAGCACATTGAAGAAGTCTCGGCTGACCCGGCGCAGGAGGATCGTAAACTTGATGAATGCACGTGGCACGCAATTCGCAATTTACCGAAGAAACAGAGAATGGTGCTGATGTTAAGAATTTTCCAGGAACTGCCATTTAAAGAAGTCGCCGCCATCATGGATATCTCAGAAAATAGTGCTAAGGTAAATTATCATTATGCCATCAATAATCTCAAGAAGCGGCTGGGAGAACAATCATGA